From Scylla paramamosain isolate STU-SP2022 unplaced genomic scaffold, ASM3559412v1 Contig3, whole genome shotgun sequence, a single genomic window includes:
- the LOC135096233 gene encoding LOW QUALITY PROTEIN: nonsense-mediated mRNA decay factor SMG8-like (The sequence of the model RefSeq protein was modified relative to this genomic sequence to represent the inferred CDS: deleted 2 bases in 1 codon), which translates to MELNYKISSQQGHFTLPTTWMPQDAAGRQRVAVVAVFGRSGLDAGGCKAGALETMVGQQIISRDLTAPVDVDQNVLTGVHGYYDIARRTVYLHLTAAYDTATLVRSLEKMKALLQEKGFLMAWSSLKLSFAKSLLVLFSVSHLLLLCHPSHTFDITYIHLFRTLDAIRSKAHNHISEILRSVPGINKDWTLFGRLCAPRVLFLFSSRLLPPQIKGGGGGPGRGLTQVLGGLEGLGGQAHRHPGRRPLVHEHWGGWEGGEGGGGRQGGPHSPSDNPSTTTATTLSSSILSGVATERKRNLEHSFKIFLQQHIDQALGKGFDDNVGRHSGPSFFMVPRASVWFDAVNQIYNFYVCDLQEKDSKAKQVLTSLQSLVETEVRFSASRCAKVLPLALSAYKDGLPPHYTQMHHQEKLDLALTILSGQARGPMYEEYVAQLEQACHRVWVDGRMGCEVLSLTGNTCHHPRHCVEGEEGGGGGGGERGIPTLPHSSGVTYISFCNCGRRQGQREDPFSMNDANFVFYSHLAESCCSRLDSISFPTFKPSVSDARVSQLQKSRDLMKRTPPHPPGPPTGPPNPPAAPRGRQYPPHPRLESGGGGGLSGSVCGGGRTGGEQSHGGGSQVIITLTKEDGRMAGKDRGIIRQPSTTEYLPGMLTSVSPSGLLPQTSSWALTCLGPSSLYSHNAGICDQPGFLPGTNFLLPWDVTVKIEDRDKWPAIADTLGKKALLLKNKKNKCGDLHEFSVKIFLGVEYECQGGHRFMLASPDRHLKASPSGLVKDNAVKIANADMPLYFPCPCSRSGSGIMNGQLMRLHIVTPKAPVNVTLAPQVQPAPDPCPRYIPQPLLPPIKLSASAYWVLRLPYAYVGDQGPHYPPTPASPPPSFARLLKGCYGISQVMLDR; encoded by the exons atggaACTTAACTACAAAATATCGTCTCAACAAGGCCATTTCACCCTGCCAACAACATGGATGCCCCA GGACGCAGCGGGGAGACAGAGAGTAGCTGTGGTGGCCGTGTTTGGCCGCAGTGGGCTGGACGCTGGGGGTTGCAAGGCCGGGGCTTTAGAGACCATGGTGGGCCAGCAGATTATCTCTCGAGACCTCACTGCACCTGTCGACGTGGACCAGAATGTATTG ACTGGCGTTCACGGTTACTATGACATCGCAAGACGGACAGTGTACCTCCACCTGACCGCCGCCTATGACACTGCCACGCTCGTTAGGTCGTTAGAGAAGATGAAGGCGCTGCTGCAGGAGAAG GGCTTCCTAATGGCTTGGTCGTCTCTGAAGCTGTCGTTCGCGAAAAGCCTTTTAGTCTTGTTCTCTGTGTCACACCTGCTTCTGCTGTGTCACCCATCCCACACCTTCGACATTACGTACATACACCTGTTCCGGACTCTGGATGCCATCAG GTCCAAGGCACACAACCACATCTCGGAAATCCTGCGGTCAGTCCCAGGAATTAACAAGGACTGGACATTATTTGGTCGTTTGTGCGCACCGAGggtcctgtttctcttttcctctcgtctcctgCCCCCCCAGATCaagggagggggcggggggcCAGGACGGGGCCTCACACAGGTACTGGGGGGCCTGGAGGGTCTTGGGGGGCAGG ctcacagacatcCTGGCAGGCGACCTCTCGTACATGAACATTGGGGGGgctgggaggggggagaagggggtggggggaggcagggagggccccactccccctctgacaacccctccaccaccaccgccaccaccctcaGCTCTTCAATTTTGTCTGGTGTTGCgacggagaggaagagaaacctag aacACAGCTTTAAAATATTTCTGCAGCAACACATCGACCAAGCTCTCGGAAAAGGCTTCGACGATAACGTAGGTCGTCACTCGGGTCCCAGTTTCTTCATG GTTCCTAGAGCAAGTGTGTGGTTCGATGCAGTTAACCAGATTTACAATTTTTACGTGTGCGACCTGCAGGAGAAGGACAGCAAGGCCAAgcag gTCCTGACAAGTCTCCAGAGCCTCGTTGAAACAGAAGTTCGATTTTCCGCCAGTCGTTGTGCGAAAgttctccctctcgctctctctgcttATAAGGATGGTCTGCCCCCACACTACACTCAAATGCATCACCAGGAGAAG CTAGACCTGGCCCTGACCATCCTGAGCGGCCAGGCGAGAGGGCCGATGTACGAAGAATACGTGGCACAATTGGAACAAGCTTGTCACCGAGTGTGGGTTGATGGCCGAATGGGGTGTGAGGTGCTCTCCCTAACTGGCAACACTTGTCATCACCCCCGGCactgtgtggagggagaggagggtggtggtggtggtggaggagagag gggTATCCCGACCCTGCCACACAGTTCAGGGGTCACCTACATCAGCTTTTGTAATTGTGGACGCCGCCAAGGTCAACGAGAAGATCCGTTTTCTATGAATGACGCCAACTTCGTCTTCTACAGCCACCTTGCGGAATCCTGTTGCTCCCGTTTGGACTCGATTTCCTTCCCCACCTTCAAGCCAAGTGTTTCCGATGCTAggg tctcacagctgcAAAAGTCTCGGGATCTGATGAAGAGAacccccccacaccccccagGACCCCCCACAGGACCCCCCAACCCCCCAGCTGCCCCCCGTGGAAGGCAGTACCCCCCACACCCCCGGCTTGAGtctggggggggtggggggctcAGCGGAAgcgtgtgtgggggggggcgaACAGGGGGTGAACAGAGTCATGGGGGGGGGTCACAGGTCATCATTACACTGAccaaggaggatgggaggatggcTGGCaaag ACCGGGGCATCATCCGTCAGCCGTCCACCACAGAGTATCTACCGGGGATGCTAACGTCTGTCTCCCCCTCCGGACTCCTGCCGCAGACCTCCTCGTGGGCCCTCACCTGTCTGGgcccctcctctctctactcccacaatgctg gtaTCTGCGACCAGCCAGGCTTCCTCCCAGGCACGAATTTTCTCCTCCCGTGGGATGTGACGGTGAAGATTGAGGACCGTGACAAATGGCCGGCTATTGCTGATACACTGGGGAAGAAGGCACTGCtgctgaagaacaagaagaacaagtgTGGAg ATCTCCACGAGTTTTCGGTAAAGATCTTCCTAGGAGTGGAGTACGAGTGTCAAGGAGGTCACAGGTTCATGCTGGCATCCCCTGACAGACACCTGAAGGCCTCACCGTCTGGACTCGTTAAAGATAATGCTGTCAAGATTGCTAATGCTGATATGCCTCTCTACTTTCCTTGTCCCTGCAG TCGAAGTGGAAGTGGAATCATGAACGGCCAGCTAATGAGACTCCACATCGTGACCCCGAAGGCCCCAGTAAACGTGACCCTTGCCCCCCAAGTTCAGCCTGCCCCCGACCCGTGTCCCCGGTACATCCCCcag cccctcctcccccccatcaAGCTGTCAGCCTCAGCCTACTGGGTTTTACGGCTCCCCTATGCCTACGTGGGTGACCAGGGCCCCCACTACCCCCCGACCCCCGCCAGCCCACCCCCCTCCTTTGCTCGTCTTCTGAAAGGCTGTTATGGAATATCGCAGGTGATGTTGGacaggtga
- the LOC135096362 gene encoding LOW QUALITY PROTEIN: leishmanolysin-like peptidase (The sequence of the model RefSeq protein was modified relative to this genomic sequence to represent the inferred CDS: deleted 1 base in 1 codon) — protein MDLQCCHGRMTGRMCRSARGVCTCVFLLFLTHVVAQHTCRHVHPTPDEVILDVPLESPHLIRKRSLDQPLRIKLYYDESVYALSEEKYQLIHEVVMPTAVNYWEAALMVRKTENVIRLNRRCEKNQVFLLKGEPHPYCKSRCEDVTMCGEVQVPEEHLHACRVCNTLGDNCRVVAREVGDGIPNADFVFYISALETERCRRGHTVAYAAHCQQEAALDRPIAGHANLCPAAISTKAQELETLISTVKHEILHALGFSISLYAFYRDDQGRPLTNRTENGKPALNEALQARQWSDRVIQRVVRVDWQVRDGRSVKEMNMVVTPRVREEVRRHFDCPELEGAELEDQGHEGTALTHWEKRVFENEAMTGTHTQNPAYSRITLALMEDTGWYRANYHLAQPLKWGHHLGCTFAMRSCKEYMEEQTRRGKSIHPFCDKVKRDPLETDCTEDRSSVALCNLVEHKNLLPRHYQNFGSIPHVSSSRVGFYGGSVALADYCPYIQEFTWKNNDVVIRGSHCQYSENNPDSEKNFALEAYTEESRCFNQQREWVERTCGHLRQWQHWGSGCYQYLCVDGRLHLTIANHTYTCYHAGQIINISIFHNGWLHEGAVVCPPCSELCEEQNMVCRKGRNPPQSAEYYRDELVCKGVPLPPLSNISLSLSLLFSLLLYFLPSFV, from the exons ATGGACCTTCAGTGTTGCCATGGCAGGATGACGGGGAGGATGTGCCGCTCTGCCCGGGGCGTGTGCACAtgtgtgtttcttctcttcctgacaCACGTGGTGGCGCAACACACCTGTAGACACGTGCACCCCACACCTGATGAG GTTATATTGGACGTCCCCCTTGAGTCACCCCACCTCATTAGAAAACGGAGTTTGGACCAACCACTCAGGATTAAACTGTATTATGATGAAAGCGTCTATgc actCTCAGAAGAAAAATATCAGCTGAttcat GAAGTCGTTATGCCCACTGCTGTTAACTACTGGGAGGCCGCTCTGATGGTTAGGAAGACAGAAAATGTAATTAGACTGAACAG acgcTGTGAGAAAAATCAGGTGTTTTTGTTGAAAGGGGAGCCACATCCGTATTGCAAGAGCAGGTGTGAGGATGTGACCATGTGTGGAGAGGTGCAGGTCCCCGAGGAACACCtgcat GCGTGTCGGGTGTGCAATACGCTGGGGGACAACTGCAGGGTGGTGGCCCGGGAGGTGGGGGACGGGATACCAAACGCAGATTTTGTCTTCTATATCTCTGCGCTGGAGACTGAGAGGTGCCGCAGGGGTCACACTGTGGCCTACGCTGCTCACTGTCAACAGGAGGCCGCGCTggacag ACCCATCGCAGGACACGCCAACCTGTGCCCGGCAGCCATCAGCACCAAGGCACAGGAGCTGGAGACGCTGATATCCACAGTTAAACATGAAATCCTTCACGCCCTGGGGTTCTCCATCTCTCTGTACGCCTTCTACAGGGACGACCAGGGCCGCCCCCTCACCAACCGGACAGAGAACGGCAAGCCGGCGCTGAACGAGGC GCTGCAGGCGAGGCAGTGGAGCGACCGGGTCATCCAGAGGGTCGTTCGGGTCGACTGGCAAGTGAGGGATGGCAGAAGTGTTAAGGAAATGAACATGGTCGTTACACCGCGGGTCAGGGAAGag GTTCGTCGCCACTTTGACTGCCCTGAGCTGGAGGGGGCCGAGCTAGAAGACCAAGGGCATGAGGGTACAGCCCTGACTCACTGGGAGAAGAGAGTGTTTGAG AACGAGGCGATGACGGGCACCCACACGCAGAACCCAGCCTACTCCCGCATCACCCTGGCATTAATGGAGGACACAGGCTGGTACAGAGCTAATTATCACCTTGCCCAGCCCTTGAAGTGGGGTCATCATTTGGGCTGTACGTTTGCAATGAGGAGCTGCAAGGagtatatggaggaacagacaAGAAG AGGGAAGAGTATTCATCCGTTTTGTGACAAAGTGAAGAGGGACCCGCTGGAGACTGACTGTACTGAAGATAGGAGCTCTGTGGCCCTCTGTAACCTCGTAGAACACAAGAATCTACTTCCTAGGCACTATCAG AATTTTGGGTCCATTCCACACGTATCGTCAAGTCGCGTTGGT TTCTATGGGGGTTCCGTGGCCCTCGCTGACTACTGCCCCTACATACAAGAATTTACGTGGAAGAACAATGATGTGGTTATTCGAGGGTCCCACTGCCAGTACAGCGAGAATAATccag ATTCAGAGAAGAATTTTGCTCTAGAGGCGTACACGGAAGAGAGCAGGTGTTTCAATCAAcagagagagtgggtggagaGAACCTGCGGGCATCTACGTCAATGGCAACACTGGGGCTCCGGGTGTTACCAATACCTGTGTGTGGATGGCCGGCTGCATCTCACTATTGCCAACCACACGTATACATGCTATCACGCTGGGCAG ATTATCAATATATCTATTTTTCACAACGGTTGGCTTCACGAGGGAGCCGTGGTCTGCCCGCCTTGTAGTGAACTGTGTGAG gaACAGAACATGGTGTGCCGCAAGGGGCGTAACCCTCCCCAGTCTGCAGAGTATTACAGGGACGAGCTGGTGTGCAAGGGCGTGCCTCTCCCCCCCCTTAGtaacatctccctctctctctcccttttattctcccttttattatatttcttgcCGTCTTTTGTTTGA